In the Deltaproteobacteria bacterium genome, TAGACCGTCTGGTATTGGTTCTCCCTCTTCCCCTCATTGTCTTCGGCCCATAGGCCGTTATATGTATAACTGAAGGACGGCTCAAACTGGACATAGGGTCCGATCCACAACGGAAAGTTTACCTGGGGAGAAATAGAGATGCTGTGGCCCTTATTCGCCTCATCGCTCCATACGTAATCATAATTGGATTCAAGATTGAAAAATACGGGCAAGCTTCTGATCTGCTCGGGGAGGAGCATGAAATTGAGACCTCCCACAGGTTCCTGCATCATATTTTTGTCGGCAGGATCTTCCGATGGCTGATAATAACTCCCAATGCCCTGAAGGCTGTAGGATTCGCCGTCACGACTGAGCCTGAGAGCGGACCTCCGAGTGGGCGATCGCTTTTCCTGAAACGGACGATTGGATTTCTCATCCATATTCGTCCTGGAGGAAAACCCGAAAAGTTTCTCTTCAAATTCCCTCAGATAGTCCTGATCGCTCACATAATCCGCGTCGAGCCGCGCCGACACATCGAACGGGAGCGCCTGGTCAGCCCAGCCCCTCAGCCAGTACCGCGTGCTGTTGGTGCGGGCAAACGGGCTGATCTCCAAGGCATCCTTATCCGTCATGTTCTTGGTTTTTTCCATATCCGAAAGGATATCGAACTCCAAAACGCCCTCTGAATCCTCATCTTCAATATAACGGAATTCCACCCCCTGCATATATCCCCTGCTGCTCATGAAGCGGCCATAAAAGGTGGCATCGGTCTGGTCTGAAATCGCCCAATAAAAGGGGATCTCCAGTTCACCGCCGTTGAGGGTGGAGTAGCCCACACGGGGAGGGAGCAACCCGGACTGGCGTTTGGTTTTGGCGGGAAAAATCATGTAAGGGACATAAATAATCGGCAGGCCTTTCACACGGAATGCAGAATGCTTGACCGCACCGTAGCCCTCGATGGTTACCTTGACCTCGGAACCGGTGATGGTCCAGTCGGGATTGGCGCCGTCGCAGGTGGTCAGGCTGCATTCCTGGACCACATAGGTATCCTCCCCCACCTTCTCCATGTGACTCCCCCGGATGTAATAATGATTGGCCCTCAGGAAAAGTGAGGCGTCCACGATTTCTCCGGTCCGGGTATTGAGATTGAAAGTCCCTTCCCTACCCGTCACCACGTCCCCCTCTGTCTCCAACCGCAAGCCGCCGGAGACCCTGGCGATCCCCGTCTTCACATTGAACTCGGCATGCTCTGTAAAGAGGGTCTGCCCCGCCTTGGTAATCACCACATCCCCTTCCGCAAGGTAAGTGCCTTCCTTTTCATTATAGGTCAGGGAGTTGGCAGTGATATTCCAGGGAATCGCATCATCGTCCAGCAGCCCCCTTTTTGTTTGCAGGTTCTGTGCAAAGAGGTTGCCCGCACTCAAGAGCAGACACAGGACTACGATCGCGCATAAGGCAGCGGGTCTTAGAGGGTATCGGGGCCGAATGGTAAGGGTCCTCCTTCACTTCACGCTAAACCGACCACCCGTCCATTACCACAACAACAAAATTATGACAACTCATATGAAACATCGACTGATTGCCGGTCGAAGCGTTCGTGTTCAGCAGGATCATCTAGCGCTCCGAAGAGCAATCATGGTTTCGACGGGCCGGGAAAAGGGCCCCTCCCGACCCCTTGGCTTCAGACCACCCATCTCCGGCTTCTCATGTCGTCAGCCGGCCCATTTCACCGCTTTGATTGGTTGCTGGACATCCCCCGCCGCGAGGGCAATTCAATATTCGTCCGTCGGAAAGGTTTCGCCCGGGCTGACCGTCCTTTTTCCGGCCAGAGGTGATCTTCCAGGAAAGGTCCAAGGATTCAGAAGGTTCAAGGGTTACGAATCACCGCCATGGTCCCTGCAAAGGCGATCCCGCAGCCGAAGGGACAGCACCTATAAGGGTGCCCTACCCGTCTGCTTTTCGATAATATTTCATAGCCTCCGGGAGCCGAGCCGTGATGTTCTGTATCCGGGTCTCATCGGCCGGGTGGGTGCTCAGAAATTCGGGCGGAGCGCCCCCCTTTTTCTCTTGGGACATCCGTTTCCAGAACTCCACCGCCACGCGGGGATCATATCCAGCCATGGCCATGAATATCAGTCCCAGGCGATCCGCCTCATTCTCGTGCAGGCGACTGTAGGGAAGCATCACCCCTACAGAAGCACCCAGACCGAAGGCGGCCATCCATAGCTGGCGGGTGGTTTCCGGTTTGGTGGCCAGGGCTGTGGAGAGGGCCAGTCCGCCGGTCTGGACAAGGAGGCCCTGGCTCATTCGCTCATCCCCATGCCGCGCCACTGCATGGGCGATCTCGTGACCCATCACCACGGCCAATCCGGCCTCGTCTTGGGTAATGGGAAGGATTCCCGAATAGATGACCACCTTGCCGCCGGGCATGCACCAGGCATTGACTTCCGAACTCTCCACCAGGTTGAATTCCCAATGGTAGTTCTTGAGGGCATCGGAACGGTTGTTGTCGGCCATATACTGTTCCACGGCCTTCTGAATATTGTGGCCCACCCGCTTGACCATTCGGGTCTGTTCCTGATTCGTACTGAGTTTATTTTCTTCCAGGAACGCATCATACTGCTGGAAACTCATGGAAAGCATGGTCGAACTGGGAATCAGGGCCAGCTGTTTCCTCCCGGTCACAGGGACCGTACTGCATGACGCCAACAGGAAGATCATAAACACGAGCAGATGGATGTGGTATGGGATGGATTTCATATTTTCACCCTCCTTGCTTAATAACAATATCCATCATTTTAGTCCGATAGAGGTAAGGAGGCAAGATATTATTTCCGTGCGAGTTCCCTGTTTCCGCTGGTCTCCGGGCATGTCCGGCTCCCCACATGGCGCTCAAGACAACCCCCGATCAAGATCAGATCCATATCCCACGGGCCGCCCTTTTGTCGATCTCCTTGACATCAGGGGGCAATATCACTACAAAATGGTATACAGATTCACGCAGTCTTCCGGAACATTCAGACACTCCGTCAAATTTTGGTGCTCGCCATATTTGAGGGGAGGTCAGGTTGATGAAAAAAAAGCCCTTGAGAACTTCTGTTTATTTTTCTTTGATGGCGTGGGCCATCTGTTCTGCCGCAATTTTTTTGAGCTCGGACCTGACTCACGCCGGGAATAACTGGTGGGATAAAGGAAAAGGATTACTGAATAATTACAGTAAGGGCGCCGGGCATTCCAGTTTGAGCGTTGAAGAAATCGGCGGGGGCCTCAAAGATGCATTGCGCGTGGGTACCGAAAATGTGGTGAGCCGATTGGGACGTGTGGATGGGTTTAATAGCGATCCGGTCATTCATATCCCGTTGCCGAAACAGCTGGAGGCCGTAAAGTCGATAATGGGTAAAATCGGCATGTCCGCTCAGCTTGAAGATCTCGAGCTGAAACTCAACAGGGCAGCGGAAGCGGCAACCCCAAAGGCAAAGGAGCTGTTTATCCAGGCCATCACGGAAATGCGCTTTGATGATGTGAAGACCATTTATAACGGCCCCAAGGATGCGGCCACCCAATATTTCAGAAGCAAGATGTCTCCAACCCTGGCAAGAGAGATGGAACCCATTGTTGAAAACAGCCTCCAACAAGTGGAGGCTGTTCAGGCGTACGACAGCCTGATGAATAAATATCGCTCTGTTCCGTTTGTGCCGGACGTGAAGGCGGACTTGACGGATTATGTTGTGGAAAAAGGGATGGATGGAATCTTTTATTACGTTGCCGAGGAAGAGGCGGCGATCCGAACAAACCCCGCCAAACGCACCACGGACCTGTTAAGACGGGTATTCGGCGATACTTAGCAGTGCCTGAACGAAAATCACGCCTTGGCGTGATTCAGGCACAATTGAATATTCAAGAATTGAAAATTGATGGAACAAAATTTACATTAACAGAACCTCTTCTCATATTTCACTGTTTCTTGATTTTCCGGGTTTCCGTTCGGGTACTACTTAACCCCCGGAGGCCCGCCGAACCTCACAGCCGACAGGCCTTTTCTTGCACGGCTGTAGGAGTACTTTTTTATTTTATTGATCATCTTTGGATAGACCAATCCCGCACCTCACGTGCCGAATGGAGGAGATTATGATCATCAAAAAACTTGCTGACATCCCTTTTGCAGACATGACAGGCTTCGATAATATTACCAAGCAGATCGTCATCGGCCCGGACGATAATTCCGAAGAAATTGTTCTGCGCTATTTTAAGGTGGCCCCGGGAGGATCCAGCCCGCATCATCACCACGATTTTCCTCATCTGGTCAGGGTGGAATCCGGAAAGGGGATCGTCATTGATCCCCAAGGCAAGGAACATCCGTTAGAACCGGGGGATTACGTGTATATTCACGACGACCAGCCCCACTGCTTCAAAAACCGGGGCAATGAATCCTTCGAGTTCATATGCGTTGTGCCGGGAAGAGGGGAAGGATAGGCGCCTTTTAAGGGGACAGACAGCTTTGTCCGGTGAGAGAGAAGCGCTTGAAGAATACAAAAAAAATCTTGACAGAAAATAGAAGCATGGATATTATCTTTAGTTTTTCAGGCATTCGTTTCGGACTCCCCCGTTTCACGCAGGGCGCATGAATCCTTAACAACACGGTATCGAGACGCTCAGAGAAGATTACAATTCATTCCATCGAATGAAGGGGAATTTCTCAAGGGCCCTCTAAGTTCCGCGGCCGAAGGTCACCATGCTCCCTTGTGAAGGTCAGGTTTTCATATGATTTCACGGGGGTCTCAATTTGCAATTCCCGGATTTCGCATATCCCTTCCGTTTGAGACGGCGGGGTCATCCGAATGGGGAAAATCAACGGGGAAACGGTACAAAGAACATGGCCAAGAATACAAAAAAGGGAAAAATAGTTATCGACAGGGAGCGGTGCAAAGGGTGTCATCTGTGCATCGACGTCTGTCCCAGCAAACGAATCGAAGTCGATGCGTCGCTCAATAAGAAGGGTTACTCTCCGGCCCGATTCAAGGAAACCGTCAATGAGGGCGAGAAGGGCTGCACTGGGTGTGCCCAGTGCGCAACGGTCTGCCCTGATGTAGCTATCGAGGTGTATCGTGCCAAGTGAAAAGATGTTAATGAACGGCTCCCAAACAGTGGGAGAAGCGGCGGTTCGCGCCGGATGCCGTTACTATTTCGGCTATCCCATCACCCCGCAAAATGAACTTCCGGAATACTTATCCGCCCGGATGTTGGACGTCGGCGGTACATTTATCCAGGGCGAGAGCGAGGTGGCATCTATCAATATGGTTCTCGGCGCCTCGGTCGCCGGCGGAAGGGCCATGACATCCTCGTCCTCCCCGGGGATCTCCCTCAAACAGGAGGGGATCTCATACATGGCGGGCATGGA is a window encoding:
- the lptD gene encoding LPS assembly protein LptD, translated to MSAGNLFAQNLQTKRGLLDDDAIPWNITANSLTYNEKEGTYLAEGDVVITKAGQTLFTEHAEFNVKTGIARVSGGLRLETEGDVVTGREGTFNLNTRTGEIVDASLFLRANHYYIRGSHMEKVGEDTYVVQECSLTTCDGANPDWTITGSEVKVTIEGYGAVKHSAFRVKGLPIIYVPYMIFPAKTKRQSGLLPPRVGYSTLNGGELEIPFYWAISDQTDATFYGRFMSSRGYMQGVEFRYIEDEDSEGVLEFDILSDMEKTKNMTDKDALEISPFARTNSTRYWLRGWADQALPFDVSARLDADYVSDQDYLREFEEKLFGFSSRTNMDEKSNRPFQEKRSPTRRSALRLSRDGESYSLQGIGSYYQPSEDPADKNMMQEPVGGLNFMLLPEQIRSLPVFFNLESNYDYVWSDEANKGHSISISPQVNFPLWIGPYVQFEPSFSYTYNGLWAEDNEGKRENQYQTVYEASTRLATNVERVYDLQWFNADRVRHKISPVLTYLYRGYRTNGDNIPWFSPIDRGGYESPWFDSIHQEDDEDKSRNRIAFALENFLDARFKDKKGRVTYSQWGTFKLYQGYDIDTARQGDEGRPFTPLLAELIVRPFSSLDLRGSAGWDHYDNTFSRSTLSGSLSFSRAGGRTDTYEVNYQYFKDAQDGQTNINFRADVNLFHGFSVGGSFQRDMEAGQTISSAGWIGYQSQCWGLKLGAAKEDGDTNVMVLIRLVGLGDTGRW
- a CDS encoding M48 family metallopeptidase; translated protein: MKSIPYHIHLLVFMIFLLASCSTVPVTGRKQLALIPSSTMLSMSFQQYDAFLEENKLSTNQEQTRMVKRVGHNIQKAVEQYMADNNRSDALKNYHWEFNLVESSEVNAWCMPGGKVVIYSGILPITQDEAGLAVVMGHEIAHAVARHGDERMSQGLLVQTGGLALSTALATKPETTRQLWMAAFGLGASVGVMLPYSRLHENEADRLGLIFMAMAGYDPRVAVEFWKRMSQEKKGGAPPEFLSTHPADETRIQNITARLPEAMKYYRKADG
- a CDS encoding DUF4197 domain-containing protein — encoded protein: MAWAICSAAIFLSSDLTHAGNNWWDKGKGLLNNYSKGAGHSSLSVEEIGGGLKDALRVGTENVVSRLGRVDGFNSDPVIHIPLPKQLEAVKSIMGKIGMSAQLEDLELKLNRAAEAATPKAKELFIQAITEMRFDDVKTIYNGPKDAATQYFRSKMSPTLAREMEPIVENSLQQVEAVQAYDSLMNKYRSVPFVPDVKADLTDYVVEKGMDGIFYYVAEEEAAIRTNPAKRTTDLLRRVFGDT
- a CDS encoding cupin domain-containing protein — its product is MIIKKLADIPFADMTGFDNITKQIVIGPDDNSEEIVLRYFKVAPGGSSPHHHHDFPHLVRVESGKGIVIDPQGKEHPLEPGDYVYIHDDQPHCFKNRGNESFEFICVVPGRGEG
- a CDS encoding 4Fe-4S dicluster domain-containing protein, producing the protein MAKNTKKGKIVIDRERCKGCHLCIDVCPSKRIEVDASLNKKGYSPARFKETVNEGEKGCTGCAQCATVCPDVAIEVYRAK